In one Elephas maximus indicus isolate mEleMax1 chromosome 9, mEleMax1 primary haplotype, whole genome shotgun sequence genomic region, the following are encoded:
- the LOC126082500 gene encoding nuclear pore-associated protein 1-like encodes MGNFFSKLHPSSRRYPPPARRPRSRPTRCAPTSGRDHPAGPAPPFHPLHSGLLNQGRVPLPPRFYISPKRRYAIRQAHSSSLGVCPLMSWGDSLKKQVVPRAFGHPRGVKIPPPGCKWTLRLPLKQVVTSAKPVTCSHPPRPCPKETEPSAPGESRNGTEKDEDNQSPHSISSAPSASRSLETSGAITSSLHISGHLKGTLHPKGPENSLYNKTQVSSGSSFTKDCAIASSCSPAGGVRPHQKLIPDAGGLSGLPKRLMKSTKKGLEEGHQPSSPASLGLGKEKQEEKHSHMPSGSNSPPTSACPRPHKRKLLLVPPPWDQGELLPPPKRPRILVAGDLGLERTAEPQGNHTALEDKEETTSDCSTTQTTSPSSLSVAPTRDSLSCTTSTLPVSTMSFTDLCSLSASPSTLCSPRPSPAPEIGLEEKCQIPSTPSLSIPAKSASSFTFSPIFRGKLSNEDGGSLCFYPLVPDAAPSPSDISTPPSTSAVSFHPTSFREESPVPMLVDSPSFFSPTSLPPPPIPSTSTLMFTSQPIKFIAITPTITATASANSTSQPVLDPDVRDMDTSPPSQAVIFMSPPGSGVSSLPLAQAHGCGDQVSPAKAPVSTSPPVFTVSYPAASFSLPFCPGVTPQPRPGTPGGHQQRATGLALTAPSATSTSLGSVSTDSAIKPDCEGMDTTPPSLAVIFPFPAGTKDNSMPFPKAVLGGKSMLMSCSIVSTPGSTSLPAQSVSSPTATFRHLLDPGTTPQPTFGSPDWQQPGPSTFHRSIPVGQWAVPTQAENRTVTVARPPNNNTNQSTFVGLAPTYSTSNNHASTQFGFDGTPGVVPISIATSSGFKTTTRIPSAGKSKSLFANSTRDPPVFMRSATPMGSGNFGVNAPAPGPSSMTGALNSGAGPSGTLNTSSIPPIGPNTWDQVGSTLPVFVNTMGGTFIQSTWGPPVQSTDDAMGNGPKPVTPARPVLAFHQRAWATPHQSKHALSGEANTSRRKYPQKYNYAPVFHQSTLGTFGDGTSAGDSGASNITVLGHPGAPSYSQNPWGTPLRSRVDMKRRDSTIPMVGCPCVPHFHQCSYSLHGQSMYGATGGNCTMPTDGALWDPSFHQYTWSSPGQSTHDVMGGNSTIPVNGGPHASHFYQSN; translated from the coding sequence ATGGGTAACTTCTTTAGCAAACTGCACCCCTCATCCCGTCGCTACCCTCCGCCAGCCCGGCGCCCACGCAGTCGCCCCACCCGCTGTGCTCCCACTTCTGGCCGGGATCACCCCGCTGGCCCTGCGCCTCCCTTCCACCCTCTTCACAGTGGACTGCTCAATCAGGGTCGCGTGCCTTTACCTCCTCGGTTTTACATCTCCCCGAAGAGGCGGTATGCGATCCGACAGGCTCACAGCTCCTCTCTGGGGGTCTGTCCCTTGATGTCCTGGGGGGACTCTCTGAAGAAGCAGGTGGTGCCCCGGGCGTTCGGCCACCCAAGAGGTGTAAAGATCCCTCCTCCAGGGTGCAAGTGGACTCTCCGTTTGCCACTCAAGCAGGTAGTCACATCTGCGAAGCCAGTGACATGCAGTCACCCTCCACGTCCTTGCCCAAAGGAGACTGAGCCAAGTGCACCAGGAGAGTCCAGGAATGGGACGGAGAAGGACGAGGACAATCAAAGTCCCCATAGCATTAGCAGTGCACCTTCTGCCTCTAGGTCCCTGGAGACCAGTGGAGCCATCACTTCCTCCCTGCACATTTCTGGGCATCTGAAGGGAACTCTCCACCCCAAGGGCCCAGAAAACAGCCTGTATAACAAAACCCAGGTGTCATCTGGGAGCTCATTCACCAAAGACTGTGCCATTGCCAGCTCATGCAGCCCTGCTGGAGGTGTCCGGCCCCATCAGAAGCTTATTCCTGATGCAGGAGGGCTCTCTGGCCTGCCCAAGAGGCTGATGAAGTCAACTAAgaaaggactggaggaaggccatCAGCCCAGCTCTCCAGCCTCACTGGGGTTGGGGAAGGAGAAGCAGGAAGAAAAACATTCCCATATGCCATCTGGGAGCAATTCTCCACCCACATCTGCCTGTCCTAGGCCACATAAACGGAAACTGCTGCTGGTACCACCACCTTGGGATCAAGGTGAGCTGCTTCCACCTCCTAAGCGCCCTCGTATACTTGTTGCTGGAGACCTGGGCTTGGAGAGGACAGCTGAGCCCCAAGGGAACCACACAGCCTTAGAGGACAAAGAAGAGACCACATCAGACTGCAGTACCACTCAGACTACCAGTCCCTCCTCCCTGTCTGTTGCGCCCACCCGAGACTCCCTGTCTTGTACCACTTCCACTCTGCCAGTCTCAACAATGTCGTTCACTGACTTATGCAGCCTGTCTGCCAGCCcatccaccctgtgttcccctaGGCCTTCCCCTGCACCAGAGATTGGTCTTGAAGAAAAATGCCAAATACCTAGCACtccttctttgtctattccaGCAAAATCTGCTTCTTCCTTTACATTTAGTCCCATCTTTAGAGGCAAACTCAGTAATGAGGATGGAGGCTCTCTCTGTTTCTATCCCTTAGTCCCTGATGCAGCACCTTCCCCTTCTGACATCTCCACACCTCCTAGCACCTCAGCTGTTTCCTTCCATCCTACCTCCTTCAGAGAGGAGTCCCCCGTCCCCATGTTGGTGGATTCTCCTTCTTTTTTCTCACCAACTTCCCTTCCTCCACCTCCTATCCCTTCCACCAGCACCCTTATGTTCACCAGTCAGCCCATCAAATTTATAGCCATCACTCCCACAATTACAGCCACCGCCTCTGCAAACTCCACCTCTCAGCCTGTTCTGGATCCTGATGTAAGAGACATGGACACCTCTCCCCCTTCACAGGCTGTCATCTTCATGTCTCCCCCAGGCTCTGGGGTGAGCTCCCTCCCACTTGCCCAGGCCCATGGCTGTGGAGATCAGGTGTCCCCTGCAAAGGCCCCAGTCTCCACCAGCCCACCAGTATTTACAGTCAGTTACCCTGCTGCAAGTTTTAGTCTTCCATTTTGCCCAGGAGTCACCCCTCAGCCCAGGCCAGGAACCCCTGGTGGGCACCAGCAGAGAGCCACTGGCCTAGCTCTGACTGCACCATCAGCCACCTCCACGTCATTAGGCAGCGTGTCTACAGACTCTGCAATCAAGCCTGATTGTGAGGGCATGGATACCACACCTCCCTCCCTGGCTGTCATCTTCCCATTTCCTGCTGGCACCAAGGATAACTCCATGCCATTTCCCAAGGCAGTTCTTGGTGGGAAGAGCATGCTGATGAGTTGCAGCATTGTGTCCACCCCAGGCTCCACCAGCTTGCCTGCACAGTCAGTCAGCAGCCCAACTGCAACTTTCAGACACCTTTTAGACCCAGGAACTACCCCTCAGCCCACATTTGGGTCTCCTGATTGGCAGCAGCCTGGACCCTCCACATTTCACAGGTCCATACCTGTAGGGCAATGGGCAGTACCAACACAAGCTGAAAACCGAACAGTTACGGTAGCACGGCCACCCAATAACAACACAAATCAATCAACTTTTGTGGGCTTGGCACCCACATATTCCACGTCTAATAACCATGCCAGCACCCAGTTTGGCTTTGATGGTACCCCAGGTGTTGTTCCCATTAGCATAGCCACTAGTTCTGGCTTTAAAACCACAACTAGGATTCCCAGTGCTGGGAAAAGTAAATCGCTGTTTGCCAACAGCACTCGAGACCCACCTGTGTTTATGAGATCAGCAACCCCTATGGGTAGTGGGAACTTTGGGGTCAATGCACCTGCCCCAGGTCCCAGTTCTATGACTGGAGCACTCAACTCTGGAGCAGGGCCAAGTGGGACACTCAACACCAGTTCCATTCCACCTATTGGCCCAAACACCTGGGACCAGGTTGGCAGCACTTTACCCGTATTTGTAAATACAATGGGTGGCACCTTCATTCAGAGCACCTGGGGTCCACCTGTCCAGAGTACAGATGATGCAATGGGAAATGGTCCCAAGCCTGTGACTCCAGCCCGTCCTGTCCTTGCCTTCCATCAGAGAGCCTGGGCCACCCCTCACCAGAGCAAACATGCTCTTAGTGGAGAAGCCAATACCTCTAGGAGGAAATATCCACAAAAATACAATTATGCTCCAGTCTTCCATCAGAGCACCTTGGGCACATTTGGTGATGGCACTTCTGCTGGAGATTCAGGTGCAAGCAATATAACTGTTCTTGGACACCCTGGTGCTCCCAGCTACAGCCAGAACCCCTGGGGCACACCTCTCCGGAGCAGAGTTGACATGAAGAGAAGGGACAGCACCATACCTATGGTTGGATGCCCCTGTGTTCCTCATTTCCATCAGTGCAGCTACAGTCTTCATGGCCAGAGCATGTATGGTGCAACGGGAGGGAATTGTACCATGCCCACAGACGGAGCCCTTTGGGACCCTTCCTTCCATCAGTACACCTGGAGTTCACCTGGCCAGAGTACACATGATGTAATGGGAGGTAACAGTACCATACCTGTAAATGGAGGCCCTCATGCTTCCCATTTCTACCAGTCCAACTAG